The genomic region aaattaaatttagtaatgttcaactttttttaaacatttgtttgtttgaattcagatcatatacatttttttgcagccacttaccttaaaaaaagtagtaaatccaatttatcttttttttggtgttttgcACACCTTTATATGGAGATGCAGACAGAAATATGAATAACAGCATCATGAAAGTTAGCATTTTATTTAGTCATATTTTTTGTCTACTCTGTACTCTTttaaatttctacatttttaattaaacacttGTGGTGAAGTAGTTTAAATTACAGCTACTGATTACAATTCTTGGgaatattaaaatgtacacagtAACTCAGCTGAAGTCACTATAGTAACTGAAATTATTGGTACAGCATTAAAAAACCCATAGAAACTATACtgccatttaaaacaaaaaccttCTTACATTATTTACAGGATTTCCATATTTGCAAAGGCATCTAtagtaaactattaaaatgaaatttacattagCTTTCCTTTTGCATACGTTTGTTATGCAAAATAATGCGATATAGAGCCCTGGATCGGTCTACACAGGGACAAAGATGATGAACTCTAATGGATAGTTTCACCAAAAGTGATGGTCAAATTCAGTTTCATCTAGTTTATTCAACTGTTTGTTGTTGTTACATATGACAAAAAGTCCTCATTTACACAAATCTGACAGTCATGAGCTTCTCAAAGTATGATTTTGCAGTTTATTTTCGGATTCATTATGTCCTGTGATTACTGAACaccagcagtttaaaaaaaagggATGTCTAGCCCTGGAAAAATAAtggaaattaatacaaatattaaagtcATGATTTCTATTCgtgaatatacatttttaatagtcaTTTACTGCCTAAAAATATTTCATTGGCTAGATACTGCTCTCTTCGGAGTATTTACAATAGTAAAACATCAGTCTGGAAGTAAAGACTCACACGTGGTCTTcctcaaaaggaaaaaaatggaaATGTCCATTCATACTTCTGAATCACACTGACAAGAAGGGGCACAGAAACAGCATTTCGGCCATGAGTATCATCTATAACAGTGTTCTCAACCATGTTTCTGTGGGACTACCAGCACTGCACATTATTCAAGTCTCTTTAACTAAACACACCTGCTTcatatcatcagctcattagcagactgAAAGAATTTAAATGGGTGTGACacacaaaggagacatccaaaacatgcactGCCAGTGGTCAtacaggaatgtggttgagaagcaCTGAGGTATAACCTGGAAGCTTCTAAAATTTttgataaaacaataaaacatccCACTGTATCCAACATACATGGAATATCAGCTCTCAATCACCCTAACAGCTTctatctcagtgtgtgtgtgtgtcactctgCAGACAGCTGCTGCTCATCATCTAGCATGTGCGCTGTGGGTTCTTCGTTGGATCTCTGGCATGTGCGCTCGTGTCTTCTCATGTTCCCGCTCTGGCTGAAAGTCTTTGAGCACCAGTTGCAGCGGTACGGCCGTTCTCCGGTGTGCGTGCGCATGTGCATCCGAAGGTAATCAAACTTGGAGAAGTTCCTGCCGCACCAGTGACAGATGAAGGACCTCTCGTGCAGTTTCTTATGCAGCTGCAGCTTGGCCAAGTCCTTTAGATGCCTGCCACATTTGTTACACTTGTACGGGCCTTCTTTGTCATGATCGTGATCTTTTGCGGTTGCTCTCCTAGCTCTGCCGTACCGCGTGCGAAGGCACTCTTTTCGCAGTGGTCTTCTCAGCATCTCATTGGCCGGTCTCAGCTGCTGGGCTGGTTCGGAGTCCTGATGTGTACCGGCGTGAGCAGGGGCTGTAGTAACTGAAGATGTTATCGTGATGATGGTGTCTTCGGGCTCCGTCTTAATCCTCAGTACCACTCCAGTGTTCTCATTTGCACTCGAGCTGTCCGTCTGAGGTAAAAGCCGCTGTTCAGCTCCTGGTGCTGCATCTTTTACCTCTCTGTCTTCTGCCTCCGTCTTACAGATTGAAGTGACATCT from Danio aesculapii chromosome 3, fDanAes4.1, whole genome shotgun sequence harbors:
- the zgc:66443 gene encoding myoneurin, which codes for MSRLDRLHSALMKRMSVVIREIWVEVEATVKDYQTETAQTRTENAKLRQLLKDALTRNHAQLNGQVHPNVVPPTELPKRAFRAPAESANQVHQQKEAEVQSQDSASDLKPRILDVTSICKTEAEDREVKDAAPGAEQRLLPQTDSSSANENTGVVLRIKTEPEDTIITITSSVTTAPAHAGTHQDSEPAQQLRPANEMLRRPLRKECLRTRYGRARRATAKDHDHDKEGPYKCNKCGRHLKDLAKLQLHKKLHERSFICHWCGRNFSKFDYLRMHMRTHTGERPYRCNWCSKTFSQSGNMRRHERTCQRSNEEPTAHMLDDEQQLSAE